One region of Acropora muricata isolate sample 2 chromosome 13, ASM3666990v1, whole genome shotgun sequence genomic DNA includes:
- the LOC136897036 gene encoding protein AATF-like, producing MASLSEQLRSLTNPEPSRFDLDEDEFDLTRAQVINKKSYLENEESESVPNISALRKKTILLLDNEDKKYAGRKITRAQLEFARQTIGSDLESEEESNVDIDSDVDVHQGKAGSKDYDVEDDDLSDDESNGDGIGYNDVQSNGFHGHERDNSDEAEDDDDDDFRDDDHGIDDQNGNDEDDMEDDEGADDEAIKSFSTASIAEDIEKGKAAKNQLSLWDSFLEMRIRLQKAIVVANKLPQKDEMAEFSSLRDTNLKEVYKQGRKSVLKLLGNLLRIQEALLEQNPETANILHPGRSNTSTAQGSNGEDGDDREDEEIPSDGEDAKNESDNDDEGETDDKEAVNSLKLPAKRKHQMSTDEYAEFISKRHEAFKSYRDATISKWSDKTRLASGRLTSKSFSSFDRSALAQINHILSDKDRLIKRTQLKRSAYRVLGKSKKEEKSEALPSEDLSDLHLKDYDPEIFDDDDFYHQLLRQFIEQKTSGSTDNPLEMGRQWLELQKLRKKVKRKVDTKASKGRKIRYNVHGKLVSFMAPIEKGQMLDSSRNELFSSLFGGRKVEQAADINVFR from the exons ATGGCGTCTCTATCTGAACAACTCCGTTCGCTTACGAATCCAGAACCCAGTCGATTCGATTTGGATGAAGATGAATTCGATCTTACTAGAGCACAAGTAATCAACAAGAAAAGTTATCTTGAGAATGAAGAAAGTGAATCGGTACCAAATATCAGTGCATTGCGTAAAAAGACAATCTTACTCCTAGACAACGAAGACAAGAAGTACGCTGGGCGAAAAATAACACGTGCTCAGCTCGAGTTTGCGAGACAAACTATTGGTAGCGACTTGGAAAGCGAGGAAGAAAGTAATGTGGACATTGATTCTGATG TTGACGTACATCAAGGGAAGGCAGGTTCAAAAGATTATGATGTTGAGGATGATGATTTAAGTGATGACGAGAGCAATGGCGATGGTATTGGTTACAATGATGTCCAAAGCAATGGATTTCACGGACATGAAAGAGATAACAGTGATGAAGCAgaagatgatgacgatgatgatttTAGAGATGATGACCATGGCATTGACGATCAAAATGgaaatgatgaagatgatatGGAGGATGATGAAGGTGCAGATGATGAGGCCATTAAAAGTTTTTCTACCGCAAGCATTGCAGAGGAcattgaaaaaggaaaagctgCCAAGAATCAACTAA gTTTGTGGGATAGTTTCCTTGAAATGCGCATCAGACTGCAAAAAGCTATTGTTGTTGCCAACAAACTTCCACAGAAGGACGAAATGGCCGAGTTCAGTTCCTTAAGAGACACAAATTTGAAAGAAGTTTACAAGCAAG GAAGAAAAAGTGTTCTCAAGCTTCTTGGAAATTTACTGAGGATACAGGAAGCATTGCTTGAACAGAACCCAGAAACTGCCAACATTCTGCATCCAGGCAGAAGCAACACGAGCACTGCTCAAGGGAGTAATGGCGAAGATGGTGATGATAGAGAGGATGAGGAAATCCCCAGCGACGGAGAAGATGCGAAAAATGAAAGTGATAATGACGATGAGGGCGAAACTGATGACAAAGAAGCTGTGAATAGCTTGAAGCTGCCTGCCAAGAGGAAGCATCAGATG TCGACTGACGAGTATGCTGAGTTTATCTCCAAGCGACACGAGGCCTTCAAAAGTTACAGAGATGCAACGATATCGAAATGGAGCGATAAAACGCGATTGGCGTCGGGAAGACTTACCAGCAAG TCTTTTAGTTCCTTTGACAGATCGGCATTGGCTCAGATAAATCAT attttatctgacaAAGATCGCCTCATCAAACGCACTCAACTGAAGCGGTCCGCCTACAGAGTGCTGGGCAAATCGAAGAAGGAAGAAAAATCAGAAGCGCTTCCAAGCGAG gatCTATCAGATCTGCATTTGAAGGACTACGACCCAGAGATCTTCGACGACGATGATTTTTATCACCAG CTCCTCCGACAGTTCATCGAGCAGAAAACCAGTGGAAGCACAGACAACCCACTTGAAATGGGAAG GCAATGGCTCGAACTTCAGAAACTtcgcaaaaaagtaaaaagaaaagttgacaCCAAAGCAAGTAAAGGGAGAAAGATTCG ATACAATGTTCACGGAAAGCTTGTCAGTTTTATGGCGCCAATAGAGAAAGGACAAATGCTGGACTCTTCAAG AAACGAATTGTTTTCGTCCTTGTTTGGAGGAAGGAAAGTGGAACAAGCAGCAGACATCAATGTTTTCAGATAA
- the LOC136895994 gene encoding eukaryotic translation initiation factor 4E type 3-like, with protein MAVESRGSPLFPDNVLGNHSQNSEPVVKAANKNSPHLSRKSLSDLESSEKIGIPLNTAWTLWHDKYVRGATAAEYAANLRRVYTVHTIQSFWSVFNNVPLASQLDFRTSYHFMRGERKPLWEDKENVNGGYWKMRCNKQNTDKAWKELLLAAIGEQFEDSVREDDEVCGISISVRERDDIIQIWNSNAKAEEDATILDKVRHLLPDVDLFDDFYKSHQAHEAFEGARPRPTKPPGFPFVKE; from the exons ATGGCGGTCGAGTCCAGAGGGTCGCCTCTTTTTCCTGACAATGTCTTAGGCAACCATTCGCAAAACTCTGAACCAGTTGTTAAGGCAGCAAACAAAAACTCACCACATCTCTCAAGAAAGTCGTTAAGTGACCTGGAAAGCTCGGAAAAGATTGGAATTCCTCTAAATACTGCTTGGACCTTGTGGCACGACAA GTATGTACGTGGAGCAACTGCTGCTGAATATGCAGCGAATCTACGAAGAGTCTACACAGTCCACACAATTCAG AGTTTCTGGAGTGTGTTTAACAACGTTCCTTTGGCTTCCCAACTTGACTTCAGGACCAGTTATCATTTCATGCGAGGAGAGAGAAAGCCTCTTTG GGAAGACAAGGAGAATGTAAATGGTGGATACTGGAAAATGAGGtgcaacaaacaaaacaca GACAAAGCATGGAAAGAGTTGCTATTGGCGGCCATTGGTGAACAATTTGAGGACAGTGTAAGGGAAG ATGATGAAGTGTGTGGTATTAGCATCAGTGTGCGGGAAAGAGATGATATTATCCAAATCTGGAACTCAAATGCCAAAGCAGAAGAAGATGCGACA ATATTGGATAAAGTGAGACATCTTTTACCAGATGTGGACCTTTTTGATGACTTTTATAAAT CACATCAAGCGCATGAAGCATTTGAAGGAGCACGCCCTAGACCAACTAAACCCCCAGGATTTCCATTTGTCAAGGAGTAA